The following proteins are encoded in a genomic region of Cherax quadricarinatus isolate ZL_2023a chromosome 5, ASM3850222v1, whole genome shotgun sequence:
- the LOC138855408 gene encoding uncharacterized protein has translation MASPGGVLLVLLLVLLLEGVLRPVVPGALGQDSGEGSELKSWAAASHQHPQHTPSEEPAHSHGEGDEGSDSDDVTLGEHLGDADGRGAPEEKGEDAKMAESGSDSAPHSASSRMLLVGERAATPSNTTSAQNQLTWRLKNTNLLHELTNKIFGSDEDTENLDSNAGEEPVSTDGSAVRETGARSLVTSSQSEAASKVVETRVAAPGSFLDHDGGCDHKRSGKCLSPNETLKLRQQLQQDLETSFSAPLPSRIRYRLKKKPSIYTSKKSGGSRIHSMSGMPKNRRYSSRHRHTTASSDEVYGFAGDKKIQHYALPKSPAYVPLEALTTPAYSEGNTDTVTKPYIPLNRNHETDKSSLVFRPPRRPPGSQKRRTSGLLRRPTSGQPHYFTAAPERLSIQAHLQYRRPVSFKYSRASGSSHGETGTHSKPTTTPHHRASSSTASPAESYISPPQKYLPFHSSPTETTKDTGYTKSSDQYLSQISPHQKLKTEYNPPAEDYTESPSKEYGTPESPDRVEGYTQPSEKYLPAHKEYVTSENVYEHPVKPETQPPQKYLPTNNEYLSPNAEHKPPSVSYVKPPREYLPPTREYGPPQGAHRVINQTDKLPVNYLQPNKEQVGPHRRPRPSGMSPKAPKGGYVVPSRNYLPPNKESGYNGRMPGRGRRPSQRPHRPGKGRRKKMRKRPTEPKPDAPARPGSPHGPAPPHPTKVPTLYKTPTSEYSPLKPNDPHSHLDLMSMTTATTASYTSPARTYFPPHRNYQTAIPTATSHHPTPSAEYGAPPTSVVHKVPPQSYQPPVNEYLPPKHDSHGAALPEWLADIQKGGHSPSTLEIKGYTSNPMSPGYQPPELLYNSPQPEGPNPGYSLAVSTNEPPFREYFPPDRHSLQSTVVPPVRNYITSSPQQMYSRPPPPPLHVPIDPTFLPPVKKPLAEYIPPKQDYSAPVNQDSPTITPAVLEMYVSPQPKPDYVPPAPSKPEYIPPTTPKPDYVPPEHPKPDYIAPVPAKPDYVPPTVSLTDTAPSHPQPAPGYKPLVDPQLQTLQDFAHPGSGRPRDSMRPSGDDTTYAPPVYTPMQHGPGYNELAVSSRPSLHRPTRPPPPSYYPHDYYDDEDEEDDDYYYDEDDEDYYYYDEDDEDDYYYYDDDDYYYDDYDYDDYYDDYDYDYAPYRQPLRRPHLLHQQVYNINDNEILDFGYIAGIPGRAGRDYPILSYIPLTSFACDLVADYPGYYADMEAGCQVFHICHRSGRQDSFLCPNGTIFNQKYFVCDWWYNFGCEDAPFFYPVNAAIGHPGVPLHKNIFEPDLRAVHRLPPLHPPQHHPHRVTHGPLYQATPIPAHHMTSASPPLHVSPHLQVTIKPRYGHLLDSHPAMLG, from the exons ATGGCGAGTCCCGGcggtgtgctgctggtgctgctgctggtactgctgcttgaaG GTGTACTGAGGCCGGTGGTTCCAGGAGCTTTGGGGCAAGATAGTGGAGAGGGAAGTGAACTGAAGAGCTGGGCAGCTGCCAGCCACCAGCATCCACAACATACACCATCAGAAGAACCCGCTCATAGTCATGGCGAGGGCGATGAAGGAAGCGATTCTGATGACGTAACTCTGGGAGAGCACTTGGGTGATGCAGACGGAAGAGGTGCGCCCGAAGAGAAAGGTGAAGATGCCAAAATGGCGGAGTCTGGAAGCGACTCCGCCCCTCATTCCGCCTCCTCTCGCATGCTATTGGTGGGAGAACGGGCGGCAACGCCCTCCAACACCACTAGTGCCCAGAACCAACTTACGTGGCGCCTCAAAAACACCAATCTCTTGCACGAACTCACTAACAAGATCTTTGGCAGCGACGAAGACACCGAGAACCTTGATTCCAATGCAGGGGAAGAGCCGGTCAGCACCGATGGGTCTGCAGTGAGAGAAACAGGAGCCAGAAGTCTAGTCACAAGCAGCCAGAGCGAAGCAGCATCCAAG GTGGTGGAGACTAGAGTGGCGGCACCTGGAAGCTTCCTCGACCATGACGGAGGTTGTGACCACAAG CGGTCAGGAAAGTGTTTGTCGCCAAACGAAACTCTGAAGCTCCGCCAACAGCTCCAGCAGGACCTGGAGACGTCCTTCAGCGCCCCGCTGCCCTCGAGGATTCGTTACCGCCTCAAGAAGAAGCCGTCCATCTACACGTCGAA GAAGTCAGGTGGTTCACGTATTCACTCGATGTCAGGGATGCCTAAGAACAGACGCTACTCCTCTCGTCACAGACACACCACTGCTTCCTCGGACGAGGTTTACGGTTTTGCTGGTGACAAGAAGATTCAGCATTATGCCCTTCCGAAGTCTCCAGCGTATGTCCCTCTGGAGGCCCTGACGACCCCAGCATACTCTGAAGGCAACACTGACACCGTGACAAAACCTTACATTCCACTGAATAGAAATCACGAAACTGACAAGTCAAGCCTGGTGTTCCGACCTCCAAGACGTCCACCGGGTAGCCAGAAGCGACGTACTAGCGGTCTTCTACGTCGGCCCACCTCAGGCCAGCCTCACTACTTTACAGCTGCTCCAGAGCGTCTCAGTATCCAGGCGCACCTTCAGTACCGGCGACCTGTATCCTTTAAGTACAGCAGGGCCAGTGGGTCTTCCCATGGAGAAACAGGCACCCACTCCAAGCCCACGACAACCCCTCACCACCGTGCCAGCAGCAGCACCGCATCCCCCGCAGAAAGTTACATCAGTCCACCACAGAAGTATCTTCCTTTTCACTCCTCGCCCACTGAAACTACGAAGGACACAGGATACACCAAATCCTCAGACCAATACCTGTCCCAAATATCCCCACACCAGAAACTAAAGACAGAATACAATCCGCCAGCTGAGGACTATACTGAGTCTCCCAGTAAAGAATATGGAACACCTGAGTCCCCAGACAGAGTAGAGGGGTATACTCAACCATCAGAGAAATACCTACCAGCTCATAAGGAATATGTAACTTCAGAAAATGTTTATGAGCATCCTGTAAAGCCTGAGACTCAGCCTCCTCAGAAGTACTTACCAACCAATAACGAATATTTATCCCCTAATGCAGAGCACAAGCCACCAAGTGTATCCTACGTCAAGCCTCCACGTGAGTACCTCCCTCCCACTAGGGAATATGGACCACCTCAAGGTGCACACAGGGTTATCAACCAAACTGATAAACTTCCAGTCAACTACCTTCAGCCTAACAAAGAACAAGTGGGTCCACATAGGAGACCTCGGCCTTCAGGCATGTCACCCAAGGCTCCAAAAGGAGGCTATGTTGTGCCATCGAGAAATTATCTCCCACCCAATAAGGAGTCCGGGTATAATGGAAGAATGCCAGGGAGGGGACGTCGTCCCTCACAGCGCCCACATCGGCCTGGTAAGGGTAGGAGGAAGAAAATGAGGAAGCGTCCAACTGAACCTAAACCTGATGCTCCTGCTCGGCCAGGCAGCCCACATGGCCCTGCTCCTCCTCATCCTACTAAAGTTCCGACGCTCTATAAGACACCCACAAGTGAGTACTCGCCTCTGAAACCTAACGATCCTCATAGCCATTTGGACTTGATGTCGATGACTACAGCAACGACTGCTTCCTACACATCCCCAGCAAGAACATACTTTCCACCCCATCGCAACTATCAGACAGCAATCCCTACCGCGACCTCACACCACCCAACCCCTTCTGCAGAGTATGGTGCTCCTCCCACATCAGTGGTCCATAAGGTGCCTCCGCAGAGCTACCAACCCCCTGTCAATGAGTATCTTCCACCAAAGCATGACTCTCATGGCGCTGCTCTCCCTGAATGGCTAGCAGACATACAGAAGGGAGGTCACAGTCCTTCAACACTCGAAATCAAAGGTTACACTTCGAATCCAATGTCTCCTGGGTACCAGCCTCCAGAGCTCTTGTACAACTCGCCCCAGCCTGAAGGACCGAACCCCGGGTACTCACTGGCAGTGAGTACCAACGAGCCACCCTTCAGAGAGTATTTCCCACCAGATAGACATTCCCTCCAAAGTACTGTAGTCCCTCCAGTGAGGAATTATATAACATCATCACCCCAGCAAATGTACAGCCggccaccccctccaccactgcATGTACCCATCGACCCCACCTTTTTGCCACCGGTCAAAAAGCCTTTGGCAGAATATATCCCACCCAAGCAGGACTACAGTGCTCCTGTTAACCAAGACAGTCCCACAATAACACCCGCTGTGCTAGAAATGTATGTTTCACCTCAACCAAAGCCTGATTACGTTCCACCAGCGCCTTCCAAACCAGAGTATATTCCTCCAACGACTCCTAAGCCAGATTACGTTCCACCAGAGCATCCCAAACCAGATTACATTGCCCCAGTGCCTGCCAAACCAGATTATGTTCCCCCAACAGTTTCTCTCACCGATACTGCCCCTTCCCACCCTCAACCTGCTCCTGGCTACAAGCCGCTTGTCGATCCTCAACTGCAGACACTGCAGGACTTTGCACACCCCGGGAGTGGTCGACCACGGGACTCTATGCGCCCGAGTGGTGATGACACAACATATGCCCCGCCGGTGTATACCCCGATGCAACATGGCCCTGGCTACAATGAGCTCGCAGTCAGCAGCAGACCCTCCCTTCACCGTCCCACCAGACCCCCACCACCATCGTACTACCCGCATGACTACTACGATGATGAAGATGAGGAAGACGATGATTACTACTATGATGAAGACGATGAAGACTATTACTATTACGATGAGGACGACGAAGATGACTATTACTATTACGATGACGATGACTATTATTATGATGACTATGATTATGATGACTATTATGATGACTACGACTACGACTACGCACCCTATCGCCAGCCCTTGCGACGCCCGCATCTTCTCCACCAGCAAGTCTATAACATCAATGATAATGAGATCCTTGACTTCGGGTACATTGCTGGCATACCAG GCAGAGCTGGCCGAGACTACCCCATCCTAAGCTACATTCCCCTCACCTCCTTTGCCTGTGACCTCGTCGCCGACTACCCGGGGTATTATGCCGACATGGAGGCTGGCTGCCAG GTGTTCCACATCTGTCACCGCAGCGGTCGTCAGGATTCCTTCCTCTGCCCCAACGGTACTATCTTCAACCAAAAGTACTTCGTGTGTGACTGGTGGTACAATTTCGGCTGCGAGGACGCCCCCTTTTTCTACCCTGTCAACGCTGCCATCGGCCACCCTGGCGTCCCCCTCCACAAGAACATCTTCGAACCAGACCTCCGCGCTGTTCACCGCCTGCCGCCCctccacccaccccaacaccacccgcACAGAGTCACCCACGGACCTCTCTACCAAGCCACTCCTATTCCAGCACACCACATGAcctcagcctcaccaccactgcaCGTTTCTCCGCACCTTCAGGTTACCATCAAACCTCGTTATGGTCACCTGCTCGACTCTCACCCAGCTATGCTTGGGTAA